A genomic window from Chitinophaga pollutisoli includes:
- a CDS encoding SusC/RagA family TonB-linked outer membrane protein, whose amino-acid sequence MKIIFFLALFTGSSLLANDLSGQDKITLNFNRAPIESVLRTIQAQSRYSFVYQSEVIPKGIEVNITTKNATIDSVMTQIFRNTPLYYKKMENNVIVILNRKIPEARPANAQPPVTVRGSVKDRAGGMMPHVSVYVKGTQHGTMTNEKGEFNLEANLYDSLVFSFVGYKQQTVFVADNRPLIIVMDAQEGSLNEVAVVGYSRQKKSSMVASVTTIKPGELRIPSSNLTNALAGRLAGVVAYQRSGEPGLDNTAFFIRGITTFGASAKRDPLILIDGIELNVSDLARLNPDDIASFSIMKDALATALYGARGANGVILVTTKEGKEGKMNVDVRLENSFSMPTERIKIADPVTFMKMHNESVKTRDPNALTLYTDEKITFTEMGLHKDIYPSTDWDKTMFKNYAMNNRVNLSFTGGGTVARYYVAAAVTKDEGNMRVDKKNDFNSNIKLYKYSLRSNVNINLTKTTEMSTRFVANFDDYTGPIDGGTAMYRKVMQANPVRFKPYYAPDSVFSYAKHILFGNFETGNYLNPYAESLRGYRDYNRSNMLSTVELKQNLDQFVKGLMLRALVNFDRRSEFNMSRAYVPFYYNISAFDLKNDAYRLVRLNPTTGRETLDYDARNTSRTVANSFYFESAAQYNNNFGKNSVNGLMVFTARQFKQGAPDRIQIALPTRNVSLSGRFSYNYDSRYLAEFAFGYNASERFSKNNRWGFFPSFGAGWVISNEPFFESLTSTFRQLKIRGSYGIAGNEAIGNTDERFFYLSEVDLNAPWNVNWGANMNENPGGINVLRYANDQIGWERSYKTNLVLEFNLVNGLSSIIEVYKERRKNILQDRIIPATSGILPAVKANLGEAEGKGVDVELNYDKRIGKNLQLTGRGTFTYSTSRVIRWEEPDYGKNRWLSRVGTSLGQTWGLIAERLFIDEAEVKNSPKQEFGNYAGGDIKYRDINGDGKIDNLDFVPIGHPTTPEIIYGFGLSAAWKQFDVNFFFQGLGRESFWLNQDNMTPFIDGDNDDGRVGQNAVMQVIADDYWSESHRNPYAFWPRLANYRIENNRQHNTWFMQNGAFLRLKSVDIGYTFPKRWLQRYKVSNLRIYGSGNNLAMWSAFKLWDAEMAGSGFDYPLQKVYNIGINIGL is encoded by the coding sequence ATGAAAATCATCTTTTTTCTAGCGCTCTTCACCGGTTCTTCGCTCCTGGCCAACGACCTTTCGGGTCAGGACAAGATCACGCTCAATTTCAACCGCGCGCCCATCGAAAGCGTGCTGCGGACGATCCAGGCGCAGAGCAGGTACTCGTTCGTGTATCAGTCGGAAGTGATCCCTAAGGGTATTGAGGTCAACATCACTACCAAAAACGCCACCATCGATTCGGTGATGACGCAGATCTTCCGGAATACGCCGCTCTATTACAAGAAGATGGAGAACAACGTGATCGTGATCCTCAACCGGAAAATTCCCGAAGCCAGGCCCGCCAACGCCCAGCCGCCGGTCACGGTCAGGGGGTCGGTGAAAGACCGGGCGGGCGGCATGATGCCGCACGTATCGGTATACGTAAAAGGTACGCAGCACGGTACCATGACCAACGAGAAGGGTGAGTTTAACCTCGAGGCCAACCTGTACGATAGCCTCGTTTTTTCTTTCGTGGGGTACAAGCAGCAAACGGTGTTCGTGGCCGACAACCGGCCACTGATCATCGTGATGGACGCCCAGGAGGGAAGCCTCAACGAGGTGGCGGTAGTGGGATATTCGCGGCAGAAGAAATCGAGCATGGTGGCGTCGGTGACGACCATCAAGCCAGGAGAGCTGCGCATCCCCAGCAGTAACCTCACCAATGCGCTGGCAGGGAGGCTCGCGGGCGTGGTGGCGTACCAGCGAAGCGGGGAACCGGGGCTGGACAATACCGCGTTTTTCATCCGCGGCATCACCACTTTCGGCGCCTCCGCCAAACGGGACCCACTCATCCTCATCGACGGGATAGAGCTGAACGTGAGTGATCTGGCCCGCCTGAACCCGGACGATATCGCCAGTTTCAGCATCATGAAAGACGCATTGGCCACAGCACTGTATGGCGCCCGTGGTGCGAACGGCGTAATCCTGGTTACCACCAAAGAAGGGAAGGAAGGGAAGATGAACGTAGACGTACGCCTGGAAAACTCCTTTTCCATGCCTACCGAACGGATCAAAATCGCCGATCCCGTTACCTTCATGAAAATGCATAACGAATCGGTGAAAACCCGTGACCCCAACGCACTGACGCTTTATACCGACGAAAAGATCACCTTCACGGAAATGGGGCTGCATAAAGATATTTACCCGTCCACCGACTGGGATAAGACCATGTTCAAGAACTACGCCATGAACAACCGTGTAAACCTAAGCTTCACAGGAGGCGGAACCGTTGCGCGGTATTACGTGGCGGCGGCGGTTACGAAAGACGAAGGGAATATGCGTGTTGATAAAAAGAATGACTTCAACTCAAACATCAAACTGTATAAATATTCACTCCGTTCCAACGTCAACATCAACCTGACGAAAACGACTGAAATGTCGACCCGTTTTGTGGCGAATTTCGACGATTACACCGGGCCGATCGACGGTGGTACGGCGATGTACCGTAAAGTGATGCAGGCCAACCCGGTGCGATTCAAACCTTATTATGCACCTGATTCCGTGTTCTCCTACGCCAAGCACATCCTGTTCGGCAACTTCGAAACGGGGAACTACCTCAATCCGTATGCTGAATCGCTGCGGGGCTACCGGGATTATAACCGGAGCAATATGTTGTCGACCGTTGAGCTGAAACAAAACCTGGACCAGTTCGTGAAGGGGCTCATGCTACGCGCATTGGTGAACTTCGACAGGCGTTCGGAATTTAACATGTCGCGCGCTTATGTACCGTTTTACTACAACATCTCCGCATTCGACCTGAAAAACGACGCATACCGGCTGGTGCGGCTGAACCCCACTACCGGCAGGGAAACACTGGATTACGATGCGCGGAACACCTCGCGTACGGTCGCCAATAGTTTTTATTTCGAAAGCGCCGCCCAGTATAACAACAACTTCGGCAAAAACAGCGTGAACGGCCTGATGGTATTTACTGCCCGCCAGTTCAAACAAGGCGCGCCCGACAGGATACAGATCGCATTGCCGACCCGTAACGTGAGCCTTTCCGGGCGGTTCTCCTATAATTATGATTCCCGCTACCTGGCGGAATTTGCGTTCGGGTATAATGCTTCTGAGCGTTTTTCAAAAAACAACCGCTGGGGCTTTTTCCCATCTTTTGGCGCCGGTTGGGTGATCTCCAACGAACCGTTCTTCGAGTCCCTGACTTCGACTTTCCGCCAGCTGAAAATCCGCGGTTCATACGGGATAGCGGGTAACGAGGCGATCGGCAATACAGACGAGCGCTTCTTCTACCTCTCTGAAGTTGACCTCAACGCCCCCTGGAATGTAAACTGGGGCGCCAATATGAACGAAAACCCCGGTGGTATCAACGTTCTCCGGTATGCCAACGACCAGATCGGCTGGGAGCGTTCCTATAAAACAAACCTGGTACTCGAATTCAACCTCGTGAACGGCCTTTCGTCCATTATAGAAGTGTATAAAGAAAGAAGGAAGAACATCCTGCAGGACAGGATTATCCCCGCCACTTCCGGCATTCTGCCCGCGGTGAAAGCCAATCTCGGCGAAGCCGAGGGCAAGGGTGTTGACGTAGAGCTGAATTACGACAAGCGGATCGGCAAGAACCTGCAGCTGACAGGCCGCGGTACGTTTACGTACAGCACCAGCCGGGTCATCAGATGGGAAGAGCCCGACTACGGAAAGAACCGCTGGCTTTCCCGCGTGGGTACCAGCCTCGGCCAAACCTGGGGATTGATCGCGGAGCGTTTGTTCATTGATGAAGCAGAGGTAAAGAACTCCCCTAAACAGGAATTCGGCAATTACGCCGGCGGCGATATCAAATATCGCGACATCAACGGCGACGGCAAGATCGACAATCTCGATTTCGTGCCCATCGGCCACCCCACAACGCCGGAGATCATTTACGGCTTCGGCTTGTCCGCCGCCTGGAAACAATTCGACGTCAACTTCTTCTTCCAGGGCCTCGGCCGCGAATCCTTTTGGCTCAACCAGGACAACATGACACCTTTCATCGACGGGGATAACGACGACGGCAGGGTAGGACAGAATGCTGTGATGCAGGTGATCGCCGACGATTACTGGTCCGAATCCCACCGCAATCCCTATGCCTTCTGGCCACGGCTTGCCAATTACCGGATCGAGAACAACCGGCAGCATAATACATGGTTTATGCAGAATGGCGCTTTCCTGCGGTTAAAATCGGTGGATATCGGCTATACATTCCCCAAGCGCTGGCTGCAGCGGTACAAAGTATCCAATTTGCGGATTTATGGCAGTGGCAATAACCTGGCGATGTGGAGCGCCTTCAAGCTTTGGGACGCCGAGATGGCGGGCTCCGGGTTCGATTACCCGTTGCAGAAAGTGTATAACATTGGTATAAACATTGGCCTGTAA
- a CDS encoding FecR domain-containing protein: MQKSRLIELLAKKKAGSISLKEQFELSKWLQDHDVDKDLADRIDDLFSMEYGPEWTEDEIKGKEKSWNRIMKSMHSDERAELPEPKVPRVFTWRRIIPMSVASAILLCVAGAGTWYWTLARKEARSRQNIVGTEKGSRSRLTLPDGSKVWLNGDSRITYGASFGKNSRELTLTGEAYFDVVRDPHHPMIIKTDAITIKVLGTAFNVRAYPDEKTTATTLVNGKVQVSVNNKDAVSYTLSPDEKLIVNNESGLADNRPGAHPKNEQLLENITKIKIVKTDAIPPEAQWTRNKLVFANQPLHEVANILSRWYGVTVIVQGDDDMKAQQFTGIFENQNIQSVMESLQVAGGFSFKIKNDSILIAP; the protein is encoded by the coding sequence ATGCAAAAAAGCCGTTTAATTGAATTGCTCGCAAAGAAGAAAGCAGGGAGTATTTCGCTGAAGGAACAGTTTGAATTGTCTAAATGGCTGCAGGATCATGATGTGGACAAGGACCTGGCGGACCGGATAGACGACTTGTTTAGCATGGAATACGGACCGGAATGGACGGAGGACGAAATTAAGGGGAAAGAAAAAAGCTGGAACCGGATCATGAAGTCCATGCATTCGGATGAGCGCGCGGAGCTACCCGAACCGAAGGTCCCGCGGGTTTTTACCTGGCGGCGGATCATCCCGATGTCTGTTGCTTCCGCCATCCTGCTTTGCGTGGCCGGAGCGGGCACCTGGTATTGGACGCTCGCCCGTAAGGAAGCCCGCTCGCGCCAGAATATCGTAGGCACCGAAAAAGGATCGCGCTCCAGGCTCACGCTGCCCGACGGCTCGAAGGTGTGGCTAAACGGCGACAGCCGGATCACCTACGGCGCCAGCTTCGGCAAAAACAGCCGCGAGCTGACGCTCACGGGAGAAGCTTATTTCGATGTTGTCAGGGATCCGCATCACCCCATGATCATCAAGACAGACGCGATCACCATCAAGGTTTTAGGCACCGCCTTCAACGTGCGAGCCTATCCCGACGAAAAAACGACCGCCACCACGCTGGTAAACGGCAAAGTGCAGGTCTCCGTGAATAATAAAGACGCAGTGAGCTATACCTTATCGCCCGACGAAAAACTGATCGTCAACAACGAATCCGGACTGGCGGATAACCGGCCAGGGGCGCATCCGAAAAATGAACAGTTACTGGAGAATATAACCAAAATCAAGATAGTTAAAACAGACGCTATTCCTCCCGAAGCACAATGGACCAGGAACAAACTGGTTTTTGCCAACCAACCGCTCCACGAAGTGGCGAATATTTTATCGCGGTGGTATGGCGTAACGGTAATCGTGCAAGGGGACGACGACATGAAAGCCCAACAATTCACGGGCATTTTTGAAAACCAAAATATCCAAAGCGTTATGGAATCATTACAAGTCGCCGGCGGGTTCAGTTTCAAAATCAAGAACGACTCGATTTTGATCGCGCCATAA
- a CDS encoding sigma-70 family RNA polymerase sigma factor, producing MENKRLSEISKRIENDDENAFREIYDLFYFDLTAFSRQIIADTPAAEDVVENVFIRLWQNRKTLGNINNLSAYLYTATKYASINHLKARKNISDVSIEDLDDQSIYSFSTPETRMIGKEEVLTIQRAINQLPPKSKLVFYLVKEKGLNCREVAKILNSSVRTVETQLYHSLKKIAAILEESQVILPRRSTR from the coding sequence TTGGAAAATAAACGGTTGTCTGAAATATCCAAACGGATCGAAAACGACGATGAAAATGCTTTCAGGGAGATCTACGATCTGTTTTATTTCGACCTGACCGCCTTTTCCCGGCAGATTATCGCGGATACCCCGGCTGCGGAAGACGTCGTGGAAAACGTATTTATCCGGCTCTGGCAGAACCGCAAAACCCTCGGCAATATCAACAATCTTTCCGCTTACCTCTACACCGCCACCAAATACGCTTCGATCAATCACCTCAAAGCCCGTAAGAACATCAGTGATGTGTCGATCGAAGACCTGGACGACCAAAGCATCTATTCCTTTTCCACGCCAGAAACGCGTATGATCGGGAAGGAAGAAGTCCTTACCATCCAAAGAGCCATCAATCAGCTGCCCCCCAAATCCAAACTCGTGTTTTACCTCGTGAAAGAAAAGGGGCTCAATTGCCGGGAAGTGGCCAAAATCCTCAACTCCTCTGTACGCACGGTGGAAACCCAGCTTTACCATTCCCTCAAGAAAATCGCCGCCATCCTGGAAGAAAGCCAGGTGATCCTCCCCAGGCGGAGCACCCGTTAA
- a CDS encoding protein-disulfide reductase DsbD domain-containing protein translates to MMKSTILTLAGLFCCALSFAQDPVKWTFASKKVADGAYEVLLSAQVAKPWHIYSQSSPADAARPTTITFKKNPLLTLQGVPKENGKMISKFEENFGKTVKFYEDKVSFVQVVKMRGSAKTTIAGNIEYMVCNDHECRLGDPVDFTVALQ, encoded by the coding sequence ATGATGAAATCAACCATCCTTACCCTTGCCGGGCTTTTTTGCTGTGCGCTTTCCTTCGCGCAGGATCCCGTGAAATGGACTTTCGCTTCGAAGAAAGTGGCCGACGGCGCCTACGAAGTGCTGCTGTCCGCCCAGGTTGCCAAACCCTGGCATATTTACAGCCAGTCGAGTCCCGCCGATGCGGCCCGGCCCACCACAATCACTTTCAAAAAGAACCCGCTGCTCACTTTGCAGGGCGTACCGAAGGAAAACGGTAAAATGATAAGCAAATTCGAAGAGAACTTCGGGAAAACGGTAAAATTTTATGAAGACAAGGTAAGTTTCGTACAAGTGGTGAAGATGCGGGGCAGCGCGAAAACCACCATCGCCGGCAACATTGAGTACATGGTGTGCAACGATCACGAATGCCGGCTCGGCGATCCGGTCGACTTTACCGTGGCGCTCCAATAG
- a CDS encoding glycoside hydrolase domain-containing protein: MRFKRLIQRSVCLSLVFGISTTAFSQQLPWDKGQTFTEAADPVASDGKSWQSVKPGLHTSFASIDKRFPKSEAPGVTVQRSQHLKGWKGERLSAQVLLWTADSIPDVKVSVSDPVSRNGKTLGPVAYARFERYIITDTYGPGCGWRKPGDFPASLSPDMLDDCSSYHLERKKVRPVWITIDIPRDAAPGVYAAKVAITSPNGKKQELDLTLDVIGLTIPAASDWVFHLDQWQHPSAIARVNNVPVWSDAHFKAMEPQMKMLARLGQKVITATLNKDPWHVQTLDPYEDMIIWTKEKDGSWSYNYQVFDKWVAFMMDLGIKKMINCYSIVPWNNEIHYKDAATGKFVNVVAKPGTPAFTEMWEPFLKDFVRHLRQKGWLEITNIALDERNKDEMGLAFALIEKASPALSVSYADNQKTYQRYPNSRDVSTAVQHPIDSKDLADRTARGLNTTFYVYCGNNFPNQFTFSDPAESAYMGWYAMAAGYNGVLRWAFNSWVENPLVDSRFRTWPAGDTYIVYPQARSSIRYERLLEGIQDYEKIRAIKKMLEEKKDKAQLAALDAAIAQLNNNKRHDGWNDDLNAAKKLLNELSASLAK, encoded by the coding sequence ATGCGTTTCAAAAGACTGATCCAAAGATCCGTATGCCTGAGTCTGGTCTTCGGCATATCCACGACCGCATTTTCGCAGCAGCTACCCTGGGACAAGGGCCAAACCTTTACCGAAGCCGCAGATCCGGTAGCCTCCGACGGTAAAAGCTGGCAATCCGTAAAGCCTGGGCTCCATACTTCTTTCGCTTCGATCGACAAACGCTTTCCCAAAAGCGAGGCGCCTGGCGTCACGGTTCAGCGCTCCCAGCACCTGAAAGGCTGGAAAGGAGAACGCCTGTCCGCGCAGGTCCTCCTCTGGACCGCGGACTCCATCCCCGATGTAAAAGTTTCGGTATCTGACCCCGTATCCAGGAATGGCAAAACACTCGGGCCTGTCGCCTACGCCCGCTTCGAACGGTATATTATTACCGATACTTATGGCCCCGGATGCGGCTGGCGCAAACCGGGAGACTTCCCCGCTTCGCTGTCGCCCGATATGCTTGATGACTGCTCCTCCTATCACCTGGAGCGGAAGAAAGTCCGCCCGGTTTGGATCACCATCGATATTCCCCGCGATGCCGCGCCAGGCGTGTATGCCGCCAAAGTAGCGATCACATCTCCCAACGGTAAAAAACAGGAACTGGACCTCACCCTCGATGTAATCGGGCTTACCATTCCTGCGGCTTCAGACTGGGTTTTCCACCTCGACCAGTGGCAGCACCCTTCGGCTATTGCCCGCGTCAATAACGTTCCGGTATGGAGCGACGCGCACTTCAAGGCCATGGAGCCCCAGATGAAAATGCTGGCGCGCCTCGGGCAAAAAGTGATTACCGCCACCCTGAACAAAGACCCCTGGCATGTGCAAACACTCGATCCTTACGAGGATATGATCATCTGGACGAAAGAAAAAGACGGCAGCTGGTCATATAATTACCAGGTGTTCGATAAATGGGTGGCATTCATGATGGACCTGGGCATTAAAAAAATGATCAACTGCTACTCCATCGTTCCCTGGAACAACGAAATCCATTACAAAGATGCCGCCACCGGCAAGTTCGTGAACGTAGTCGCTAAACCCGGCACCCCGGCGTTTACCGAAATGTGGGAGCCGTTCCTGAAGGATTTTGTGCGGCACCTCCGGCAGAAAGGCTGGCTGGAAATCACCAACATCGCGCTCGACGAGCGGAATAAGGATGAAATGGGCCTGGCGTTCGCGCTGATCGAAAAGGCTTCGCCCGCGTTGAGCGTATCTTATGCCGACAACCAGAAAACTTACCAACGTTATCCTAACAGCCGCGACGTGAGCACGGCCGTGCAGCATCCCATCGATTCGAAAGACCTGGCAGACCGTACCGCGCGGGGGCTCAATACGACCTTCTACGTGTATTGCGGCAACAACTTCCCGAACCAGTTCACTTTCTCCGACCCGGCAGAATCCGCCTATATGGGCTGGTACGCGATGGCGGCGGGATATAACGGCGTATTGCGCTGGGCGTTCAATTCCTGGGTAGAAAACCCGCTGGTGGATTCGCGCTTCCGGACCTGGCCCGCCGGCGACACGTACATCGTGTATCCCCAGGCACGCAGCTCCATCCGCTACGAGCGCCTGCTGGAAGGCATCCAGGATTATGAAAAGATCCGGGCCATAAAAAAGATGCTTGAGGAGAAAAAGGACAAGGCGCAACTCGCCGCCCTGGACGCCGCCATTGCGCAGCTAAACAACAATAAGCGGCACGATGGCTGGAACGATGATCTGAATGCGGCGAAAAAACTGCTGAACGAATTATCGGCTTCTTTGGCGAAATAA
- a CDS encoding sigma-70 family RNA polymerase sigma factor has product MSEFNDIALLQSLKEGNETAFTAIYNQYWERLYFMAHKRLQSPHDAEEIVQQVFLTLWHKRASLAIQSLPFYLSAMVRYAIYRHFADQERSSERSGKLKAVTADTSPAFDIENKHLLEILNKFANELPVKHRIVFLQHKLLDRPLDEVANELGVSVRTAEGYVTHVMQMMRKRREYLTLMVLFFLLK; this is encoded by the coding sequence ATGAGCGAATTCAACGATATTGCTTTATTACAATCATTAAAAGAAGGGAACGAAACTGCTTTTACTGCGATCTATAACCAATACTGGGAGCGGCTCTACTTCATGGCGCATAAGCGGCTGCAATCGCCGCACGACGCCGAGGAAATTGTGCAGCAGGTTTTTCTCACGCTCTGGCACAAAAGGGCGTCGCTTGCTATCCAATCTTTACCTTTTTACCTGTCGGCCATGGTGCGTTACGCCATTTACCGGCATTTCGCCGACCAGGAGCGCAGCTCGGAGCGGTCGGGGAAGCTGAAGGCGGTAACGGCGGACACATCGCCGGCATTCGATATTGAAAATAAACATCTGCTTGAGATATTAAACAAGTTCGCCAATGAGCTGCCGGTGAAACACCGGATCGTTTTTCTGCAGCACAAGCTGCTGGACCGCCCGCTGGACGAGGTCGCCAACGAACTGGGGGTGTCCGTCCGAACGGCTGAAGGCTACGTAACCCATGTCATGCAAATGATGCGCAAAAGGCGCGAGTACCTGACTTTGATGGTACTTTTCTTCCTGCTGAAATAA
- a CDS encoding FecR domain-containing protein, whose product MDTAKVRMLAEKYLNGTATAEEAAALHAWYDHVNEGDTEIVVAEQATTLQDTGDRMLRQLRERIAVGETPVVPMRPGRRKWLPWTAAAAVLVIAGSTYFLRQSARQKTPPAQTAAIDVPAPSNKPTLTLGNGTIVDLSEQENGALAQQGGTTVSKEESMLVYEPGHSGAQPVMNKLTVPRGVQYRIVLPDGTKVWLNAASELQFPSVFNGNQRQVRLLGEGYFEVAANANQPFVVQTAGPRIEVLGTAFNVKAYAEEPRVKTALLSGSVRLVAGEGKSRLMHPGEVTSVNGEQDIRIISETDAELAVAWKEGVFSFRNEYIAEILLEIGRWYDVEIVYEGPVAHRRFTGKVSRNYSLSETLSVLLASNLHFRQEGKKIIVMP is encoded by the coding sequence ATGGATACAGCGAAGGTCAGGATGTTGGCCGAGAAATACCTGAACGGCACCGCCACCGCCGAAGAAGCGGCCGCGTTGCATGCATGGTACGATCATGTGAATGAAGGCGATACGGAGATCGTTGTCGCGGAACAGGCAACGACGTTGCAGGATACCGGCGACCGTATGCTCCGGCAATTGCGGGAGCGGATCGCCGTGGGCGAAACACCCGTAGTACCCATGCGGCCCGGCAGGCGGAAATGGCTGCCCTGGACTGCCGCAGCCGCCGTCCTGGTTATTGCCGGGAGCACTTACTTCCTGCGGCAATCCGCCCGGCAGAAAACGCCGCCGGCGCAGACCGCCGCCATCGACGTGCCCGCGCCGTCAAACAAGCCCACGCTCACGCTGGGCAACGGTACGATCGTAGACCTTAGCGAGCAGGAAAACGGCGCATTGGCGCAACAGGGCGGCACTACCGTCAGCAAAGAGGAATCGATGCTGGTGTATGAGCCCGGGCACAGCGGCGCACAGCCGGTGATGAATAAGCTGACCGTACCCAGGGGCGTTCAGTACCGCATCGTACTGCCCGACGGCACGAAAGTGTGGCTGAATGCAGCCAGCGAACTGCAGTTCCCATCCGTTTTCAACGGCAACCAGCGCCAGGTTAGGCTTTTGGGAGAAGGGTATTTTGAAGTGGCGGCCAATGCCAACCAACCCTTTGTGGTGCAAACGGCGGGCCCGCGCATCGAGGTATTGGGCACAGCGTTCAATGTGAAAGCGTATGCTGAAGAGCCCCGCGTCAAAACAGCCCTGCTGTCGGGCAGCGTGCGCCTCGTTGCCGGCGAAGGAAAAAGCAGGTTGATGCACCCCGGCGAAGTAACCTCCGTCAACGGTGAACAAGACATCCGGATTATCAGCGAAACCGACGCGGAGCTGGCCGTTGCCTGGAAAGAAGGCGTATTCAGTTTCCGGAATGAGTACATCGCGGAGATCCTCCTGGAGATCGGGCGCTGGTACGATGTGGAAATCGTATACGAAGGCCCGGTGGCACACCGCCGCTTTACCGGCAAGGTATCGCGGAATTACAGCCTGTCCGAAACGCTGTCCGTATTGCTCGCCAGCAACCTGCATTTCCGGCAGGAAGGGAAGAAGATCATCGTTATGCCGTAA